A single region of the Eublepharis macularius isolate TG4126 chromosome 14, MPM_Emac_v1.0, whole genome shotgun sequence genome encodes:
- the LOC129342444 gene encoding interleukin-1 family member 10-like has protein sequence MASGEKSEVPAASETVVDQDMVDWFKELFDEESVVTSHSKPSAAGPESVPEGIEPRRYSLRDIEQKSLYLQDKNLVAAPLQGDNSAQEEILSVLPNRSLDRKRIPLILTVKGGSQGISCGKEGQPKLQLEDKDLIYLFNNNEEAKRFTFFKSYNSSTHTFESASYPGWYLCSPAEAHKPLMLTSDLGGAAITDFYFNRK, from the exons ATGGCTTCAGGAGAAAAGTCAGAGGTGCCAGCTGCCAGTGAAACTGTGGTGGACCAAGATATGGTGGACTGGTTTAAAGAGTTGTTTGATGAAG AGTCTGTGGTAACATCACATTCTAAGCCTTCAGCAGCTGGTCCAGAAAGTGTCCCTGAAGGAATAGAACCACGTAGATACAGCCTCCGAGACATTGAACAAAAGAGCCTTTATCTACAGGACAAAAACCTGGTAGCAGCCCCCCTGCAAGGTGACAACTCTGCTCAAGAAG AGATCCTCAGTGTGCTTCCCAATAGATCCCTGGATCGCAAGAGGATCCCTCTGATCTTGACGGTCAAAGGGGGCAGCCAGGGAATCTCATGTGGTAAAGAGGGCCAGCCCAAACTGCAACTGGAG GATAAAGACCTCATTTATCTTTTCAACAATAACGAGGAGGCCAAACGATTCACCTTCTTCAAGTCTTATAATAGCAGCACCCACACATTTGAATCGGCGTCTTACCCTGGGTGGTACCTCTGCTCTCCAGCCGAAGCTCACAAGCCTCTCATGCTCACCAGTGACCTGGGAGGAGCTGCGATCACTGACTTTTATTTCAACCGTAAATAG